TGGGGGGCAGGACGGGCAGGCTGAAGACGAAGGCTGTGGAAATCACCGAGCAGGAGAGCCGAGCTTCTCATATTCCCCCCAATAATACATATAAAGATATCATATATTTGTAGTCGTTCCAAGAACAGTTCTTTGCGCAATTGGGGCGTTCGTCAGCGGGATTGCGGTTGCTGCCGGTGCAAGATCCCTTGCAGGGGAAAGATTTCTTTCTCTTTTTGATAAAGTCAATAAAACTAGGGAAATAAGGATTTTTGTCAGCGAGGAGCCGCAATTTTCGGAGAGGCGGCTGGGAGGGAGCGGCAAATTGAGAAAATATAATTAGCTGATATTGTAGACTTTTGGTGGACTCTTGATGTGGCATCTTCATTGCATTGGAAATGACTAAATTTTTACACTGGCAGACCTGCCGGCAGGGGGCTGTTTTAATGACCAAGACAAGCAACAGGCTTTTTTCTGAACCGCAGATCCTTTTTGATTGTGAAAATCATCGTGAATGGCTCGCTTTTGCCAAGCAGATCATCGCCACCAGTCCAATGCCCACCTTTGTTATCGATGGGCAACAGCGGCTACTTCTTTGGAATAGTGCCTGCGCACAACTGACCGGTTTACAACAAGAGCAGGTGCCTGCCGCCGTTGAGGCGGTGGGGCAAGACGATACTTTGAGTCCTGTCCGCGATCTTGTTTACGGGGGGCTGCCGACAGTTCCGGTCTCGCGCCGGGATTGGGTCAATGATCTTGCCTGTCGGAATCTCATCAATGGCTGGTTTACAGGTTTGAACGGCAAGGATCGCTATCTTGTCATCCATACCGATCCGGTCTTTCTCGACAACGGCTCTTTGTGGGGGTATGTGCGCAGGGTTGACGAGCTGACCGAGGCTATTGAAAGCCGTAAGCTGGTGGAAAAAAGTCGTTTCGATAAAACGACCGGTCTCCCTGACCGCAGCGTCCTTGCCGGTCGGCTGGGTCAGTCGATCCTGCGGGCGGCACAGGACTATGCACTGGTCGCCCTGTATCATATGAAAATCGTTCCTTACAAAACATCTGCCCAGGCGTTGTCTGATCAGGAGCTCTGCTCATTCTTGCAGATTATCTCGGAAAAACTGAAGTATGAGGTCCGGGCGATCGATATGATCGCCTATAACGGCCATTTTCAGTTTATCATTGCAGCCGCCAATTTTGCCCGCCAGGACCAGGTTGTCGATCTGGCGAATCGGCTGCAGACGGCTGTTTCCAAGCCCATTCCGCTGGCAGGGGTGACTTGTTCCGTGGCTTGTAAGGTCGGCATCAGCGTTTTTCCTGAAGACGGTGGCGACGCAACAACGCTGCTGGAAAAGGCAGAAAAGGCTCTTGGAGAAATAAAATATTCTCCGGGCGGGGCCTTGAATTTCTTCAATCAGCACCTCAATGCCCAGTACACGGAACGTTTCACCATGCAGTTGCAATTAAGTCATGCGCTGCAGCGAAATGAGTTCAGCCTGCATTATCAGCCCAAGGCGTGTCTGCGGACCGGATGGATGACCGGGGTTGAGGTCCTGTTGCGCTGGACCAACCAGCTTCTCGGGGCGGTGAGTCCCGCGCTGTTCATCCCTGTTGCGGAACGGATGGATCTTATTGATGAGCTTGGCAAGTGGGTCATTTCCACCGCTTGTGCGCAATATGCTGCCTGGCAGAAAGCAGGGCTGACCCCGCCGCCGATGGCCATCAATGTGTCCGGGCAGCAGCTCAAAGATTCATCGTTCTGCCAATTCATCCAGGATGTGCTGCGGCGCACCGGCATCGACAGCGCGGCTCTTGAACTGGAAGTGACGGAAACCGCCGTGATCGGAGACCTTGATGCCGCGATCAAAATTCTCGGGGAACTCAAGCAGATGGGCGTGACAATTTCGCTGGATGATTTCGGCACCGGCTATTCCAGCCTCAGCTATCTCAGGCAGCTGCCTATTGATAAAATCAAAATTGATCGTTCATTTATTCAGGATGTAACCTGCGACCCCAGCAGTAACGAAATAACCAAAGCGGCAACAGCCATTGCCCATGCACTGAACCTGAAGGTGATCGCCGAAGGGGTGGAAGATAAGGACCAGCTGAAATACCTGCAACGCTTGGGATGCGATGAGATCCAGGGTTTTTTGTACTCACGGCCGGTTCCGGGGGCTGAGCTGGAGAGCTTTTTGCGCAATCCGCGCCATCTGAATGTCGGACAATATCAAGCGGGGGAACGGCGGGTTTTGATTGTTGATGATGAACCGTCTATTTTGAATAGCCTGGGGCGCGAACTGAGTCTGAGCGGCTGTGAAGTGGAAACAGCATTGGATGCGGAACAGGGGCTGTCCATTCTTGCGCAAAGACCCGTTGCGGTGGTGATCTCGGATTATCAGCTGCCGGGACTCAATGGGGTGGATTTTCTGGAGCGGGTCAAAAAGATCTATCCGAAGATTGTCAGGATTGCGCTTTCCGGCGGTCTCAATTTCAATATGATAACGGAAAACGTGAACCGTGGAGCGATCTTTAAATTTATTGCCAAGCCTTGGGACAGAGAGGTCCTGCAGGAGACTTTGGAAGAAGGGTTCAAGAAATATAAGAAAAATCTCCATATTGAAGTCTGTTAATATATAATGGTTTTCTCCGCTGGCTGTTTCTACAGGTGAGGATATGACCCGTAATGATCATGACATCAGTGACCCGCCGTTCTTGTTGCCGGTCTCCAGGACGACAGTTGAGGCTTTCGAACAGGGCCTGCCGCAGCTGTTGAGAAGGGTCGATGATGCGTTGTCCGCTCACCCCGAGATCAATCGTTTGATCGGTTACCATCCTCTCCAGACCATGCGGCGGAATCTTCACTATCATGGGCAGTTTCTGGCGATGCTGTTCGCCTTTGGGGATTGTTCCCTGCTCCTTCAAAACCTGTCCTGGCTCTACCGGGCCTATCACGCCCACCAGTATGCATATGGTTATTTTCCCCTTGAACTCAAGGGCTGGAGCGATGCCGTAGAAAAATACCTGGCGGCAGATGTTGTGCGTGAGATTTTGCCGATTTTTGCCTGGATAGAAACCCGGCATGGTCAGTTGAGCAGCCAGCAGCCGGGCGTCGACCGTGCGGTTGATCAGTCTACAGAAGAGACCTGGGGAGTCATCAGACACAAATTTCAGGCGGCCCTGCTGGCCGGGAATCATCAGGGCTGCCTGACTCTTGCGGATGCTTCGATTTGCTCTTGTGACACCCTGCTGGATTTTTATCAGCAGGTTCTCTGTGCGGTCATGTCCGACATCGGCCGGCTTTGGGAAGAAGCGGAAATCTCTCCGGCTCAGGAACACCTTGCCACGGCAATCGTCGGTCGGGTACTGGCTTCGATCAGCTTGCCGAAAGACCGGTTGACGCAGGAACGAGGAACCGCGGTGGTGGCGACCGTGGAACATGAGCAGCATCAGTTGGGGCCCCTGATGGTCGCCGATATCCTGGCCGGAGACGGTTGGAATGTCCATTATTCAGGAGGAAATCTGACCCAGCAGGATCTCCTCCGGAAACTGAAAAGCTTACAGCCTGAGTTGTTGGCGTTGTCCATCACTCTGCCCTGTCACCTGAAGCAAGCTGAGCAAACGATCGCGGTGCTGCGACAGGAGAAAAGCCTTGGTCAACTGAAAGTTCTGGTCGGGGGGTATGCCCTGACTGGGAATCCGGACCTTGCGCGGCGGATCGGTGCCGATGGGTTGGCAGGCAGCTTTGCTATGGCCAGGGTAATTTCACGACAATGGTGCGCAGATGGAACGAACGATCAAACATAACAGCTACCCTGATGGTGTGCTGGAGTTTGTCGGCGAATGTGTCAGCGGATCGCGCTACCTGTGCCTGGTGCTGTTGGATTGCGAATTCACCATTGAACATTGCAATCAGGGGTTCTGCCGGTTACTGGCGGCTGAGGATCTTGTCGGCCAGCCCTTGCAGGCGGTCCTGCTGCCTGAAAGCCGCTCGTTGTTACACGCGAATATTCTGAGCCTTGCGCAACCGCTCCGCTTGAATTTTATCAGCGGGGAACAGCAGGTTGTCTCTCTGGAATGCTATCTGACGCAGAGCGGCGGCACTTATCTGCTGTTCAGCGATCACTTGCTCGTCCCGGACAATGATATTCTGCAGAAGATCTCCTGCCTGAATGCGGAGATGGTTGCCCTGACCCGGGAGTTGACTCGTAAAAACAGGGCACTGCGCGAGGCCCGGCAAGAGATAAAGGCTCTTAAGGGGATCATCCCCATTTGCATGCATTGCAAAGAGATTCGGGATGACGGCGGCTACTGGAGGAACCTGGAAAGTTACATCGAGAAACATGCCGGGGTTCAATTCAGTCACGGCATCTGTCCGGAATGTATGAAACAGCGCTATGGGCAGTCTGGCGACGAGGATGAATGAGGATGCCGGGTTCAGGCGGGGAACAACGGGTTGAACAGTCGAAAGAATGGCCGACAAGGCGATGGCGGAACGCACGGAGTGGCTCCTAAGTCCGCTAGCGAAAGTCAGCATCTCATCAGTCGAGAGCAGGGGGAGCGCAATGTTATGCACCCAGAATCCGCAGGCGAAGGGAACCGGGACATTATGACTTTTCAGAATATCTCTTATGATTTAGACAATTTGCCGGTGATGCCAGAGGTCGCCATGGCGACCATTAAGTTGATCAATTCCCAGGATTCTTCTGCGGAAAAGCTGGCCGAAGTCGTTTCCAGGGACCCCGTGGTCATGGCCCGGGTGCTGAAAATCGCCAATTCCTCCTTTTACAGCATGTCCCGTCAGGTGACTAGTCTGTCCAAAGCGATTGTCATCCTGGGGGAGAAGACCTTGCGTAACCTGGTCCTGGCTGCCAGCATGCATGGCATGCACCGATCCTTCGGCCCCGTTGAAAAAATGCTTTGGGAAGACAGTTTGATCTGTGCCCTGGCCAGCCGATTTGTCGCAGATAAACTCAGTCTGGTCGACCCGGAAGAAGCTTTTCTCGCCGGTCTGTTTCGGCATATCGGTAAAGTTGTGCTCAGTACCCAGGGCGGGCATGAGCTGGTCGCGGAATTGGTGACGGAGGAGAGCTCCCAGACCCTGGCCAAGGAGAAAGAGGTATTCGGGGCCAATCATGCGGAGATCGGTGCCGCTGCCCTGGAGCGCTGGCAGCTGAGCCGACTGCTTTCCCTGGTGACCTTACATCATTCAGATGCCGCGCTGGTAGGGATTGAAGATCCTGAAACCATCAAAATGATTTGTCTGATCAACATCACCAATCTGGTTCCGGCTGCCTTCGGGGTGTTCGGTATGCCCCAGCTGTTCGATTTCGAAGCACTCCCCGGAGCACAGCACTTGAATCTTGATGGTGAGCGATTAGCGGAGCTGCTCAGAGAGTTCAAGGTCATTTTCGTTGGCAGTAAAGCGGCATTCTTCAATTGAACAGGCCGCTTCCAGAAATGGCCGGAGCCGATCAAAATCAATAGTGGTCCTCTCATAGGGTGTTGAAAAAGTCCATCCCTGGCCTTTTTCAAGCTCGTCCGTCCATGGGCTCCGGAGGCTGTTACGCCTGCTAAACGATTGATTTTGTAAAGTGGAGGGGAGTGCCGTTTTCCTCTCCGTGCTTGAACTGCTGAAGAAAATTTTTTGAGAATGGACGATAGCGATGACTTTACGGACCAAGACCATGCTGATCCTGGTGATCACAGTGGTTGTCTCGTTAGGCGGCAGCGGCTTTTTTTTTCTCGAGCACTTTGAAAAAAATTTCAAGCAGTCCGTCTTCCAGACTGTCGATGCCGTCGCCCAGAACAATGCTCATTTTGTCGAAGCCTATCTCTCCAGCCAGCGGGAGATGATTGTCCAGTCCGGATTTGTTTTTTCCGAAAACTTTCGTCGGCAGGCCGGTTCGGTTCCCCCAGAACAGCTCCTGGAAGGGCTGGCCATGAATCTCCCCTCCTTTGACGGAGGATTTTTCTTTGTTGATCGGCAGGGAATATTACAAGCCAGCTATCCGGTGCTCCTGGAACATAAAGGCGCGGATTTTTCGCAGGCGGATTTCTTCTCCGAGGTGATGACCACGCACTCCTGTGTGGCCGGAAAACCAGCTGTTCTGGGTGTGAATTCTCGTCCCGGGCTGCTGTTTGCCACCTATCTGGAAAACCCCGCCGGCGAGCCCCTGGGAGTTCTCGGCGGGATCGGCCTGCTGACCGCCGATGGCTCTTTGGCCGCCAACCTGCGTAAACGGATCGGCCGTTCAGGCTATTCCTATATTATTGATCATAGCCGTCGCTTGCTGATCCACCCCAACCAAGAGCGCCTGTTCAAGCGTGATGTCATGGCCGGGGACAATCAGATGCTCGATGCGGCCCTGGACGGTTTTCAAGGGGTGACCGAAACCGTCAATTCGCGTGGCATAGCCATGTTTGTTGCCTTTTATCCCGTTGCGGGAACCGATTGGATTGTCGCCAGCCAGGAACCGGTTGCGGAAGCCTTGGCACCATTGCAGACCGGAAAAACTTCGTTGTTGCTGTTTGCCGGGATCGGCAGTCTGGTGGCGGCCGGGATCGGTCTGCTCATGGTGCATAAAAGTATGCAGGGATTGGTCCTGCTGGAAAAAACGACTGCCGAGCTGATGATCCCGACAGAAGCCAGCAACGATTTGGAAGCGGGTTACCGAAACAATGTGCACAAGCTGGATGCACTGACTCGCCATGCCGAATTCGGCACCTTGGCCAGCGTTATTTCCGGGCTGTATTCGCGCGGCGCCAAGATGTTGATCAAAAAAAATAAAATTGCCGAGGAGTTGGAAGCGGCCTATCAGCAGTTAAAGTCGACGCAGGCGCAGATCGTGCAACAGGAGAAAATGGCCTCAGTAGGCCAACTGGCGGCTGGTGTCGCCCATGAAATCAATAACCCGATCGGGTTTATCGGCAGTAATTTAAGAGCCTTGAGTAAACATCTTGAAAAAATAACCGCGTACCGTAAGTTTCTCAAAGAATGGGACTGCCAGTCTGCAGACGAGACGTCCGGCCGGGACCTGGATGAGGTGGCAAAGAAGCTGAAAATCGATTTTGTCCTGGCTGATATCGAGGATTTGATCGAAGAGTCGCGCGAGGGGGTTGAACGGATCCGGAAAATCGTTCGTAACCTGAGCAGTTTTTCCCGGATGGATAAGCTGGAACTGCAGAAATTCGATGTGAACGAATGTGTTGAAAGTACCCTGGCTATCGCCTGGAACGAAATCAAATACAAGGCAACGGTTGAGAAAGACCTGGCTGATCTGCCATTGATAGACTGTTACCCGCAGCAGCTGAACCAGGTGTTTTTGAACCTGTTGATCAATGCGATTCACGCCATGGAGAGCAAGGGGCATATCAAAATCTGCAGCCGCTTGGACCATGGCCTGATCAAAGTTTCCATTCAGGATAACGGTTCAGGTATTGCCGAAGAAAACCTTGCCAGGATCTTTGAACCGTTTTTTACCACCAAAGAGATTGGCAAGGGAACCGGGCTGGGCTTGAGCATCAGCTATGACATTATCAAAAAACATCATGGAGACATTAAAGTTGAGAGCACATTGAACAAGGGAACGACATTTACTATCGAACTTCCTCTGGCTGTGAACGGAGATGACTTATGCAGGAACCGATAAAACTGCTCCTGGTGGATGATGAAGCCAATATCCTGAAAGCGGTGCG
This genomic window from Pelobacter seleniigenes DSM 18267 contains:
- a CDS encoding EAL domain-containing protein, which codes for MTKTSNRLFSEPQILFDCENHREWLAFAKQIIATSPMPTFVIDGQQRLLLWNSACAQLTGLQQEQVPAAVEAVGQDDTLSPVRDLVYGGLPTVPVSRRDWVNDLACRNLINGWFTGLNGKDRYLVIHTDPVFLDNGSLWGYVRRVDELTEAIESRKLVEKSRFDKTTGLPDRSVLAGRLGQSILRAAQDYALVALYHMKIVPYKTSAQALSDQELCSFLQIISEKLKYEVRAIDMIAYNGHFQFIIAAANFARQDQVVDLANRLQTAVSKPIPLAGVTCSVACKVGISVFPEDGGDATTLLEKAEKALGEIKYSPGGALNFFNQHLNAQYTERFTMQLQLSHALQRNEFSLHYQPKACLRTGWMTGVEVLLRWTNQLLGAVSPALFIPVAERMDLIDELGKWVISTACAQYAAWQKAGLTPPPMAINVSGQQLKDSSFCQFIQDVLRRTGIDSAALELEVTETAVIGDLDAAIKILGELKQMGVTISLDDFGTGYSSLSYLRQLPIDKIKIDRSFIQDVTCDPSSNEITKAATAIAHALNLKVIAEGVEDKDQLKYLQRLGCDEIQGFLYSRPVPGAELESFLRNPRHLNVGQYQAGERRVLIVDDEPSILNSLGRELSLSGCEVETALDAEQGLSILAQRPVAVVISDYQLPGLNGVDFLERVKKIYPKIVRIALSGGLNFNMITENVNRGAIFKFIAKPWDREVLQETLEEGFKKYKKNLHIEVC
- a CDS encoding cobalamin B12-binding domain-containing protein — protein: MTRNDHDISDPPFLLPVSRTTVEAFEQGLPQLLRRVDDALSAHPEINRLIGYHPLQTMRRNLHYHGQFLAMLFAFGDCSLLLQNLSWLYRAYHAHQYAYGYFPLELKGWSDAVEKYLAADVVREILPIFAWIETRHGQLSSQQPGVDRAVDQSTEETWGVIRHKFQAALLAGNHQGCLTLADASICSCDTLLDFYQQVLCAVMSDIGRLWEEAEISPAQEHLATAIVGRVLASISLPKDRLTQERGTAVVATVEHEQHQLGPLMVADILAGDGWNVHYSGGNLTQQDLLRKLKSLQPELLALSITLPCHLKQAEQTIAVLRQEKSLGQLKVLVGGYALTGNPDLARRIGADGLAGSFAMARVISRQWCADGTNDQT
- a CDS encoding PAS domain-containing protein; its protein translation is MERTIKHNSYPDGVLEFVGECVSGSRYLCLVLLDCEFTIEHCNQGFCRLLAAEDLVGQPLQAVLLPESRSLLHANILSLAQPLRLNFISGEQQVVSLECYLTQSGGTYLLFSDHLLVPDNDILQKISCLNAEMVALTRELTRKNRALREARQEIKALKGIIPICMHCKEIRDDGGYWRNLESYIEKHAGVQFSHGICPECMKQRYGQSGDEDE
- a CDS encoding HDOD domain-containing protein, with translation MHPESAGEGNRDIMTFQNISYDLDNLPVMPEVAMATIKLINSQDSSAEKLAEVVSRDPVVMARVLKIANSSFYSMSRQVTSLSKAIVILGEKTLRNLVLAASMHGMHRSFGPVEKMLWEDSLICALASRFVADKLSLVDPEEAFLAGLFRHIGKVVLSTQGGHELVAELVTEESSQTLAKEKEVFGANHAEIGAAALERWQLSRLLSLVTLHHSDAALVGIEDPETIKMICLINITNLVPAAFGVFGMPQLFDFEALPGAQHLNLDGERLAELLREFKVIFVGSKAAFFN
- a CDS encoding sensor histidine kinase, with translation MTLRTKTMLILVITVVVSLGGSGFFFLEHFEKNFKQSVFQTVDAVAQNNAHFVEAYLSSQREMIVQSGFVFSENFRRQAGSVPPEQLLEGLAMNLPSFDGGFFFVDRQGILQASYPVLLEHKGADFSQADFFSEVMTTHSCVAGKPAVLGVNSRPGLLFATYLENPAGEPLGVLGGIGLLTADGSLAANLRKRIGRSGYSYIIDHSRRLLIHPNQERLFKRDVMAGDNQMLDAALDGFQGVTETVNSRGIAMFVAFYPVAGTDWIVASQEPVAEALAPLQTGKTSLLLFAGIGSLVAAGIGLLMVHKSMQGLVLLEKTTAELMIPTEASNDLEAGYRNNVHKLDALTRHAEFGTLASVISGLYSRGAKMLIKKNKIAEELEAAYQQLKSTQAQIVQQEKMASVGQLAAGVAHEINNPIGFIGSNLRALSKHLEKITAYRKFLKEWDCQSADETSGRDLDEVAKKLKIDFVLADIEDLIEESREGVERIRKIVRNLSSFSRMDKLELQKFDVNECVESTLAIAWNEIKYKATVEKDLADLPLIDCYPQQLNQVFLNLLINAIHAMESKGHIKICSRLDHGLIKVSIQDNGSGIAEENLARIFEPFFTTKEIGKGTGLGLSISYDIIKKHHGDIKVESTLNKGTTFTIELPLAVNGDDLCRNR